Proteins encoded together in one Orcinus orca chromosome 13, mOrcOrc1.1, whole genome shotgun sequence window:
- the MFSD9 gene encoding major facilitator superfamily domain-containing protein 9 isoform X4: MAPDRGLASATPWPREKPRTGTQAGAPGPGTVGARRFLLCLYLVGFLELFGVSTVVPLLSLRVKSFGASPTVAGIVGSSCGVLQFFSSTLVQL, translated from the exons ATGGCTCCGGACCGGGGCCTGGCCTCGGCGACACCGTGGCCGCGGGAGAAGCCCAGGACAGGGACCCAGGCGGGGGCTCCCGGCCCCGGTACCGTCGGAGCCCGCCGCTTCCTGCTTTGTCTCTACCTGGTGGGATTCCTG GAGTTGTTTGGTGTGAGCACGGTCGTCCCTTTACTGAGCCTTCGTGTCAAGTCTTTTGGAGCGAGTCCAACAGTTGCTGGAATAGTAG GCTCCTCCTGCGGCGTTTTGCAGTTCTTTTCCAGCACATTGGTG CAATTGTAG
- the MFSD9 gene encoding major facilitator superfamily domain-containing protein 9 isoform X2 → MAPDRGLASATPWPREKPRTGTQAGAPGPGTVGARRFLLCLYLVGFLELFGVSTVVPLLSLRVKSFGASPTVAGIVGSSCGVLQFFSSTLVEDAALRGA, encoded by the exons ATGGCTCCGGACCGGGGCCTGGCCTCGGCGACACCGTGGCCGCGGGAGAAGCCCAGGACAGGGACCCAGGCGGGGGCTCCCGGCCCCGGTACCGTCGGAGCCCGCCGCTTCCTGCTTTGTCTCTACCTGGTGGGATTCCTG GAGTTGTTTGGTGTGAGCACGGTCGTCCCTTTACTGAGCCTTCGTGTCAAGTCTTTTGGAGCGAGTCCAACAGTTGCTGGAATAGTAG GCTCCTCCTGCGGCGTTTTGCAGTTCTTTTCCAGCACATTGGTG GAGGATGCTGCGTTAAGAGGGGCTTGA
- the MFSD9 gene encoding major facilitator superfamily domain-containing protein 9 isoform X3, with product MAPDRGLASATPWPREKPRTGTQAGAPGPGTVGARRFLLCLYLVGFLELFGVSTVVPLLSLRVKSFGASPTVAGIVGSSCGVLQFFSSTLVVLMPFGPA from the exons ATGGCTCCGGACCGGGGCCTGGCCTCGGCGACACCGTGGCCGCGGGAGAAGCCCAGGACAGGGACCCAGGCGGGGGCTCCCGGCCCCGGTACCGTCGGAGCCCGCCGCTTCCTGCTTTGTCTCTACCTGGTGGGATTCCTG GAGTTGTTTGGTGTGAGCACGGTCGTCCCTTTACTGAGCCTTCGTGTCAAGTCTTTTGGAGCGAGTCCAACAGTTGCTGGAATAGTAG GCTCCTCCTGCGGCGTTTTGCAGTTCTTTTCCAGCACATTGGTG GTTCTGATGCCCTTCGGACCAGCCTAG
- the MFSD9 gene encoding major facilitator superfamily domain-containing protein 9 isoform X1, which translates to MAPDRGLASATPWPREKPRTGTQAGAPGPGTVGARRFLLCLYLVGFLELFGVSTVVPLLSLRVKSFGASPTVAGIVGSSCGVLQFFSSTLVCTMLVLRPRRPVIRAVQTEWSVLSQGLISCDLGLNSWSHSE; encoded by the exons ATGGCTCCGGACCGGGGCCTGGCCTCGGCGACACCGTGGCCGCGGGAGAAGCCCAGGACAGGGACCCAGGCGGGGGCTCCCGGCCCCGGTACCGTCGGAGCCCGCCGCTTCCTGCTTTGTCTCTACCTGGTGGGATTCCTG GAGTTGTTTGGTGTGAGCACGGTCGTCCCTTTACTGAGCCTTCGTGTCAAGTCTTTTGGAGCGAGTCCAACAGTTGCTGGAATAGTAG GCTCCTCCTGCGGCGTTTTGCAGTTCTTTTCCAGCACATTGGTG TGCACCATGCTGGTCCTGAGGCCTCGGCGTCCAGTCATTCGTGCAGTACAAACAGAATGGTCAGTTTTGTCCCAGGGATTGATCAGCTGTGACCTTGGTCTAAATAGCTGGTCTCACAGTGAGTGA